A stretch of the Paenibacillus dendritiformis genome encodes the following:
- a CDS encoding putative amidoligase domain-containing protein, with product MRTVCFWVSQLEAVAAAHCFQSPTGGYFYRPLEGWTRPPYLRLARLAVRAVYALGRDTGAVTLRCRRAADETDGPAGVLEEPRPGDAIERVEPVPAPLPAWVLESYAASWAKAAAEQQSARARPGKLLIGLDAELVLHDARRRKLIAASRYLPRGGRAGCDAVRIGGRVRFPLMELRPDPAPGPEELVHHIAAAMEEARLCLEASEDGAALEWLAGGLPLGRFPLGGHIHLSGLPLTSEFARVLDTYVALPVAALEDPSGAPRRPRYGTFGDVRLQEYGGAGGFEYRTLPSFLFSPELAREVLALLHAAARLQHRLKRRDSLRDPVIRAYHAGRPAEELLPVARAAVQGLMAALEFEAVSAGAPTGSGEELRLIRSFARRIDSGWRWNEREDIRHAWAIRKEGLAKA from the coding sequence GTGCGCACGGTCTGCTTCTGGGTCAGCCAGCTTGAGGCGGTCGCCGCGGCGCATTGCTTCCAGTCGCCGACGGGCGGCTATTTCTACCGTCCGCTGGAAGGCTGGACGAGGCCGCCCTATTTGCGGCTGGCCCGGCTGGCGGTGCGGGCGGTCTATGCGCTCGGCCGCGACACGGGAGCGGTCACGCTTCGCTGCCGCCGCGCGGCGGACGAGACCGACGGGCCCGCCGGCGTCCTGGAGGAGCCGCGTCCCGGCGACGCCATCGAGCGGGTGGAGCCCGTTCCGGCGCCGCTGCCGGCATGGGTGCTGGAGAGCTATGCCGCTTCCTGGGCCAAGGCGGCCGCCGAACAGCAATCCGCCCGCGCCCGGCCCGGCAAGCTCCTGATCGGGCTCGACGCGGAGCTCGTGCTGCATGACGCGCGCCGGCGCAAGCTGATTGCGGCGAGCCGCTACCTGCCCCGGGGCGGCCGGGCGGGCTGCGATGCGGTGCGCATCGGGGGCAGGGTGCGCTTCCCGCTGATGGAGCTGCGCCCCGATCCGGCCCCGGGCCCGGAGGAGCTCGTGCATCATATCGCCGCCGCGATGGAAGAGGCCCGTCTCTGTCTCGAAGCGTCGGAGGACGGCGCCGCGCTGGAGTGGCTTGCCGGCGGCTTGCCGCTGGGCCGCTTCCCGCTCGGCGGGCATATCCATCTGAGCGGGCTCCCGCTCACGTCCGAGTTCGCGCGGGTGCTGGACACGTATGTCGCCTTGCCGGTCGCGGCGCTGGAGGATCCGTCCGGCGCGCCGCGGCGACCCCGCTACGGAACGTTCGGCGACGTCCGCCTCCAAGAGTACGGCGGGGCCGGCGGCTTCGAATACCGGACGCTCCCCAGCTTCCTGTTCTCGCCCGAGCTGGCGCGGGAAGTGCTGGCCCTGTTGCACGCGGCCGCCAGGCTCCAGCATCGCTTGAAGCGGCGCGACAGTCTGCGCGATCCGGTCATCCGCGCCTATCATGCCGGCCGGCCGGCGGAGGAGCTGCTGCCGGTTGCCCGGGCGGCGGTGCAGGGACTGATGGCCGCGCTGGAATTTGAAGCCGTCTCGGCCGGAGCGCCAACGGGAAGCGGGGAGGAGCTGCGCCTTATCCGCTCCTTCGCCCGCCGCATCGATTCGGGCTGGCGCTGGAATGAGCGCGAAGATATCCGCCACGCATGGGCCATCCGGAAGGAAGGCTTGGCGAAGGCGTGA
- the mutS gene encoding DNA mismatch repair protein MutS, with protein MAKMTPMMEQYLAIKQQAEDAILFFRLGDFYEMFNDDAIVAAKELEITLTGRGSSGTEDRIPMCGVPYHSADSYIQRLIEKGYRVAICEQMEDPSAAKGVVRREIVRIITPGTIMEGKMIDEKANHYLLCLTEHEGMYALAACDLSTGEVTATSAPAGQSWLLDELNVYAPTEIIGMERVLDEARPVTKAWSKPVLFTPWTKRDEALAQRQFGEAAWMRLDPERRQALALLMSYLAETQKRSLSQLTQVRTYEPDQYLVLDPFTRRNLELTETVRERAKKGSLLWLLDRTQTSMGGRLLRRWIDKPLMNRRTIEARLEAVDTLYHHMIWREDIREQLHQVYDLERLVSRIAFGTANGRDLIALKHSLERVPGLKRCCAETDSATLRERVSGLDDCQDIVEWIARAIVDEPPVSVRDGGIIKAGYDAYLDKLREASVNGKQWIAELERREREETGIKSLKVGYNKVFGYYIEVTRSNLQALPEGRYERKQTLANAERFITAELKEKEALILEAEDKMIGLEYELFSQLRQRIGEQIRRLQTLAEAIAEIDVYQSLAAVAAAHRFVRPEVTDGYDMHIEGGRHPVVEAVMESGSFMANDTALEEQAAGMLLITGPNMAGKSTYMRQVALMSILTQMGSFVPADRAVMPIVDRIFTRIGAADDLIGGQSTFMVEMMDIQVMTAKATRRSLVIIDELGRGTSTSEGMSIAQAVIEFVHDEIGCKALVSTHFHELAHLEERLGGLRNVCMAVQESGNQVTFLRKLIPGAASTSYGIYCAKLAGLPDSIIRRSYDLLKTYETGALRETGAEPDPGDNGRTVPERQERQRDRVREQAEPAAAEEEGLAEGLAAAPVAEAGTAASGAVEQLSLFGWEESAASAAPTAHAAPPAKEEQRRNRQADELIAELREVDVLSLTPLEAMNALHAFMKRARGLKNE; from the coding sequence ATGGCGAAGATGACGCCGATGATGGAGCAATATTTGGCGATTAAGCAGCAGGCGGAGGACGCGATTTTGTTTTTCCGCCTCGGCGATTTCTATGAAATGTTCAATGACGACGCGATTGTGGCGGCCAAGGAGCTGGAGATTACGCTCACCGGACGGGGCAGCAGCGGGACGGAAGACCGGATCCCGATGTGCGGCGTTCCGTATCATTCCGCCGACAGTTACATACAGCGGCTGATCGAGAAGGGCTATCGGGTGGCCATCTGCGAGCAGATGGAAGATCCGTCGGCCGCGAAAGGGGTCGTGCGCCGCGAGATCGTCCGCATCATTACCCCGGGCACGATTATGGAAGGGAAGATGATTGACGAGAAGGCCAATCATTATTTGCTCTGTCTGACGGAGCATGAAGGCATGTACGCGCTGGCCGCCTGCGATCTGTCCACGGGCGAAGTGACGGCCACTTCCGCCCCGGCCGGCCAGTCGTGGCTGCTGGACGAGCTGAACGTGTATGCGCCGACCGAGATTATCGGCATGGAGCGGGTGCTGGACGAGGCGCGCCCGGTGACGAAGGCGTGGAGCAAGCCGGTTCTGTTCACCCCTTGGACGAAGCGGGACGAGGCGCTCGCCCAGCGGCAATTCGGCGAGGCGGCGTGGATGCGGCTCGATCCGGAACGCCGCCAGGCGCTCGCGCTGCTGATGTCGTATTTGGCCGAGACGCAGAAGCGCTCCTTGTCCCAATTGACGCAGGTGCGGACGTATGAGCCGGATCAATATCTGGTCCTCGATCCGTTCACCCGCCGCAATCTGGAGCTGACGGAGACGGTGCGCGAGCGGGCGAAGAAAGGCTCCCTGCTCTGGCTGCTCGATCGGACGCAGACGTCGATGGGAGGCCGGCTGCTGCGCCGCTGGATCGACAAGCCGCTGATGAACAGGCGGACGATCGAGGCGCGGCTCGAAGCGGTGGATACGTTGTACCATCATATGATCTGGCGCGAGGATATCCGGGAGCAGCTGCATCAGGTCTACGATCTGGAGCGTCTCGTGAGCCGGATCGCGTTCGGCACGGCGAACGGCCGCGATCTGATCGCCCTGAAGCATTCCTTGGAGCGCGTGCCCGGCTTGAAGCGGTGCTGCGCGGAGACTGATTCGGCGACGCTGCGCGAGCGGGTGTCCGGCCTGGACGACTGCCAGGATATCGTGGAATGGATCGCTCGGGCCATCGTCGACGAGCCGCCCGTGTCGGTACGCGACGGCGGCATTATCAAGGCGGGCTATGACGCGTATTTGGACAAGCTGCGGGAAGCGAGCGTGAACGGCAAGCAGTGGATCGCGGAGCTGGAACGCCGCGAGCGGGAAGAGACGGGCATCAAGTCGCTGAAGGTCGGCTACAACAAAGTGTTCGGATATTATATCGAGGTGACCCGATCGAATCTGCAGGCGCTGCCGGAGGGGCGCTACGAGCGGAAGCAGACCTTGGCGAACGCCGAGCGGTTCATTACGGCGGAGCTGAAGGAGAAGGAAGCGCTCATCCTGGAAGCGGAGGATAAAATGATCGGGCTGGAATATGAGCTGTTCAGCCAGCTCCGCCAGCGCATCGGCGAGCAGATCCGGAGGCTGCAGACGCTGGCCGAGGCGATCGCGGAGATCGACGTCTATCAATCGCTTGCGGCGGTCGCCGCGGCGCACCGCTTCGTCCGCCCGGAGGTTACCGACGGTTATGATATGCATATCGAGGGGGGCCGTCATCCGGTGGTGGAAGCGGTCATGGAGAGCGGCTCGTTCATGGCGAACGATACCGCGCTGGAGGAGCAGGCCGCTGGCATGCTTCTCATTACCGGTCCGAACATGGCCGGGAAGAGCACCTATATGCGCCAGGTCGCGCTGATGTCGATTTTGACCCAGATGGGCTCCTTCGTCCCGGCCGACCGGGCCGTCATGCCGATTGTCGATCGGATCTTCACCCGCATCGGCGCCGCGGATGATCTGATCGGCGGCCAGAGCACGTTCATGGTGGAGATGATGGATATCCAGGTGATGACCGCGAAGGCGACGCGCCGGAGTCTGGTCATTATCGACGAGCTCGGGCGGGGAACGTCGACGAGCGAAGGGATGTCGATTGCGCAAGCCGTGATCGAGTTCGTCCACGACGAGATCGGCTGCAAGGCGCTCGTATCGACCCATTTCCACGAGCTGGCCCATCTGGAGGAACGGCTCGGCGGACTGCGGAACGTCTGCATGGCGGTTCAGGAGAGCGGGAATCAGGTGACCTTCCTGCGGAAGCTGATTCCGGGAGCGGCGAGCACCAGCTACGGCATCTACTGCGCGAAGCTGGCCGGGCTGCCGGATTCGATTATCCGCCGCTCCTATGATCTGTTGAAAACCTATGAGACGGGGGCGCTGCGGGAGACTGGCGCGGAACCCGATCCGGGAGACAACGGCCGTACGGTTCCGGAGCGGCAGGAACGGCAGCGGGATCGGGTGCGGGAGCAGGCCGAGCCGGCGGCGGCAGAAGAGGAGGGCCTGGCTGAGGGGCTGGCTGCGGCGCCGGTTGCGGAAGCGGGAACGGCCGCAAGCGGGGCCGTCGAGCAGCTGTCGCTCTTCGGCTGGGAGGAATCCGCAGCTTCTGCTGCCCCAACTGCACACGCCGCTCCGCCCGCGAAGGAGGAGCAGCGGCGGAACCGGCAGGCCGACGAGCTGATCGCCGAGCTGCGGGAGGTCGACGTGCTCTCGCTCACGCCGCTGGAGGCGATGAACGCCTTGCACGCGTTCATGAAGCGGGCGCGCGGACTGAAGAACGAATAA